CCAGCTCATTTCAGTGCCCTCTGCCGCGCTGCGCCCAGGCGATATCGTCTGGCAGGTAGATGAGGAGAATCGTCTTCGCCGCACACCGGTGACCCTGGCTTATCGCGGAGAAGATGATGCCTTGATCCGCAGCGGCCTGAGCGCCGGTCAGCGGGTAGTTACCGCAGGCTTAGCCCAGCCCCGCGAAGGCCAGCTAGTGCGCATCCGTCGCCCCAGCGACACGCCGGATCAAGAGGGAGACGGGTCATGAAAACACCGCGTGGCCCACTGGCATGGATGGTCGATCACGGGGTAGCGCCTAACCTGCTCATGGTGCTGTTCATTGTCGGCGGCTTAATGGCCTCGCTGGCGATTAAGAAAGAAGTCTTCCCTGAGTTTGATATTGAAGTCGTGCAAGTGTCTATCAGCTACCCAGGTGCGACGCCTGAAGACGTTGAGCAGAGCCTGCTGCTGCCGATGGAAGCCGCGATTGCCAATGTAGAAGGCATTGACGAGCTGACCGCGACAGCCAGCGAAGGCAGCGCCAACGTCAGCGCCTCGCTAATTGATGGTGTTGACGTGATGCGCGCCTATCAAGAGATTCAGCAGGCGGTGAATGCCATCACCACCTTGCCCAGTGCCGCCGATCCACCGCGATTTACCCTCGCGGGGGGCTCGCGTAGCGTATTGAGCCTGCAGGTCTATGGCCGAGTGGGCCTAGAGGCGCTGCACGACGCCGCTGAAGACATACGCGGCGAACTACAGGCGACCGAGGGTATCTCTCGCGCAGAGCTATCGGGTAATCGCGAGCGAGAGATTCAAGTTCATCTGGATGAAGAAGCTATCGAGCGCTATGGCCTGGATCATCAGCAGCTAGCCACTCGCATTGGTGAAGAGGCACTTGACCTTGCCAGCGGCCAGCTGACGACGGCCGAAGGCGAATGGCTTATTCGCTATCAGGGCCGGCGTAACAGCGCCGAGGCCTTCGCCGAGCTGCCCATTCTGACCAGCGCACAAGGATCGCCCATTACGCTGGGCGACATTGCGAACGTCAGTGACGGCTTCGCCGAGACCGACCGCGAAGAGTTTTATAACGGTCAACCCGGGCTATCCGTGGATGTTTACCAAATTGGCGATCAAACCCCGACCAGTATCTCAGAAGCGGTTAACGGTGAGCTTGAGCGTTTACGCTTAGACCTGCCGGAGGGCGTCAGCCTTGAGATTTCTCGCGACAACTCAGAGGTTTACGAAGCCCGCCTTAGCCTGCTGTTAAAAAACGCCTGGATGGGGCTTGCGCTGGTACTCGTGCTCATGGCGCTTTTTTTGGAAGCCCGCCTGGCATTCTGGGTCACGCTGGGTATTCCAACGGCGTTTCTAGGTGCCATGCTGTTTCTGCCCTGGATCGGCGTGTCGCTGAATATGATGTCGATGTTCGCCTTTATCATCGCCCTGGGCATTGTGGTGGATGACGCCATCATCGTCGGCGAGAATATCTATAGCTACCGTGAAGAAGGCTATTCACTGCGCGATGCGGCGGTTAAAGGGGCTAGCGAAATTGCCACGCCGCTGACGTTCGCCATTCTTTCTAATATCGTCGCGTTTCTGCCACTGCTGTTTTTACCCGGCTTTCTGGGGCTTATTTTTGCGACGGTACCGGTCGTTGTCGTCACGGTGTTTTTAATTTCCTGGCTGGAAGCGCTGGTGATTCTTCCCGCGCACCTCGCGCATAGCCGCAAGCCGCGCAATACGCCTGCGTGGCAGCGCCCATTAGAAGCACTTCGCCAACGCCTTCAAGGCGGTTTGCACCATTTCACCTATCATCAGTTTGAGCCATTTCTCCAGCGTGCCCTTAACCAGCGTTTGCTCAGCATTGCGCTGGGCATTGCGGTACTGTTGGTCGCCCTTTCCTGGGCAATGAGCGGGCGTTTAGGGTTTTCCCTCATGCCCCGCGTCGAGTCAGATCAGGTGCAGGCGACGGTCACACTGCCGATTGGTAGCAATATCAGCATCAGTCGTGAACTCAGCCAGCAGCTTCTCGACGCCGCAGAGCAGCTTAGCGAACGCGAAGAAACGCTCAGTTTTGGCAGCTCGCGCAGCCGCCTGGATGGTGAAAGCCTAGAGGTTCGTCTCGACATTGCCAGTGAAAGCCTTGAGGCATGGCCGCCATCGCGAATCGCCCGCGAGTGGCGCGACCTAACCGGCGATTTATTAGGCGCTCAATCGGTGCGCTTTGAAGCCGATGTAGGCGGCCCCGGCAGTGGGGCGGCACTCAGCCTGCGACTTTCACACCCCAATACACAGGTGCTTGAAGCCGCCGCAGAACGGTTAGCCGAAACGCTGAGCGGCTATGGGCTGACCGACATCGATAGCGGCCTGGGCGACGGTAAACCCCAGTTAGAAATACGCCTTTCATCAGAGGGGCGCTCGCTGGGCCTCACCGGCAACAACTTAGCCCAGGCGCTGCGCGGCCCCTTGCAGGGCGCGACCGCCCTAGAGCAATACGTAGGGCGTAGCGAAATTAGCGTTGAGGTACGCCTACCGAACACTAATCGCGACAGCTTGAACGCGCTCTACCGCATGCCGGTACGCACCCCTGACGGGTTGAGCGTGCCCCTGTCTCGCGTTGCAGATATCACCATTAGCCAAGCCTCCAGCAGTCTTGAGCGCATTAACGGGCGGCGTATTATTACCGTCACTGCGGACTCTGAAAACGACCTTGCCATTAACCAGGTGCTCGCCACGTTACAAGAAGAGGTGTTCCCCACGTTGGAAGCTACCTGGCCGGGACTAGAGGTCAGCATGGGCGGTCGCCAGCAGGACACCGCCGACAACTTAGCCACGCTAAAAACCTCCATGTGGTTAATGATTGCCGCGCTCTATGCGCTGCTGGCTATCCCGTTTAGAAGTTATTCGCAGCCGCTTCTAGTACTGGCAGCGATTCCCTTTGGCATCGTCGGGGCGGTGGCCGGCCATATGATCATGGGCTTTGGGCTTTCCATTATTAGCCTGCTGGGAATGCTCGCACTTTCCGGCGTTGTCATCAACGATGCGCTGGTGCTGATCGACTACGCCAACCGCAAGCGCCGCGAGGGAATGGCGGCCAGAGAAGCCATTGTGGCCGCGGCCACGCGGCGACTCCGCCCCATTATGATGACCACGTTGACGACATTTCTGGGGCTGGCACCGATGATTCTAGAAACGTCACGACAGGCGCGCTTCATGATCCCGATGGCGATCTCGCTAGGCTTTGGCATGCTGTTTGCCACCGCTATTTTGCTAATTCTGGTGCCCTGCCTCTACCTAGGCATGGAAAATGTCCGAGAACGGCTGAGTGCGCCACGTCAGCCTAGCCAAGCAGGAGGCACTCAGTGATGGCACTGCATGGGCCTCTTCGTCAATGGCGCCCTTCCCGGCTGGGGCTAAAACTATTTGCGATTATTCTGAGCGTCAATGTGGCCATCTCAGCAAGTATGTTTATGGCGGTTTCCTACAGCATTGACCGCGGCTTTTACGATTATCTCAACCAAGCGCAAGAGCGGAGGGCAACGCTCCTGGCAGACGGCCTCGTCACTCGCTGGGAGACCCAAGAGAGCTGGGAATGGTTGGAGCAATCCCCGGAACGCTGGGCATCTATTGTGCGTTTTGAGCTGGGCCAAGAGCATCAAGACCGCCCCTCTCCGCTTGGTGAAGCGCGGGATTTTGCGCTACGTAATGCTGATGGCCGTTTTTTAGTGCCTGCCAATGGCGGTCGCGCAGGCTCGGGCAACTGGCATTGGCTGAACCTGAGCAGCGGCGAGGAAGCGATTGGCGCGCTGGGCTTTCGCCCCCCTCGCGAGATGATGGAGCGTATGGAAAGCCGCTTCCTTGAGCGCCAACAGCGCAATCTTATCCTGATCGTAATATCGCTATGTATGGCTTCTCTACTGCTCGCGGGCGGCTTGTCCTGGTGGTTAGGGCGACGTACGCGGGCACTGGCGGGTGCCACGCTGCGTCTGACCGAAGGTGATTATACGACTCGGCTACCTGAGCGTGGCCGCGATGAGCTGTCACGCCTGGCGCGAGATTTCAACGTGCTTGCCGCGACGCTGGAAGCCAGCCGCGATGCCCGGGCGCGCTGGGTGTCCGACACGGCGCACGAACTGCGCACGCCGTTGGCCGTCCTGCGCGGGGAAATTGAGGCTATGCAGGACGGCATCCGCCCTCTCAACCAGGAGAACCTCAGCTCGCTGGCTCAAGAGGTTAGTCAGTTGGAACGCCTAGTCACGGACTTGCGCCTACTGTCGCAAAGCGATGCAGGCGCGCTGGATATCCAGCTTGCGCCGATGGACCTGAGTGACTGCCTTGCCAGCCGCCTCGCCGACGCCGACCGCTGGTTAATGGACAGTGGCTTAACGCTGACGGAGCAGATCGCGCCTGGCATAATGGTTCGTGGCGATGCCCAGCGCTTGCATCAGCTCTGGAACAACTTGTTGGATAACAGCTGCGCCTACACCCAACCACCGGGAGAGCTGCGCGTTACGCTCACCGCGCAGCAGGGGTTCGCAATCGTTACCTGGGAAGACAGTTCGCCCGGCGTACCCGAAGGCGAACTGGCGCGCTTAACCGAGCGGCTGTACCGTGTAGAGGGGTCGCGTAACCGGTCCAGCGGCGGCAGCGGTTTAGGCCTGTCAATTGCCAGTGCGCTAATCAACGCCCACGGGGCAACGCTGACGCCCTCCGCTTCTACGCTGGGCGGGCTGCGCTGGACACTGCGCTTTCCTCTGCTGACCTCTCATTAACAGGCTTTCACCCTCACTGCTAAGCGAGTTCCCTATGTCTCACGATGCGTCTCACGCGGCCTCTTTGCTGATTGTTGAGGATGAACCCAAAATTGCTCGCCTGATGGCGGACTACTTAACCACGCATGGCTTTTCGGTCACGACCTTAGCCCACGGCGATGAAGTTATGCCATGGCTAGCACAGCATTCCCCGGCGCTTGTGCTGCTCGACATTATGCTGCCAGGCAAAGACGGCCTGACGCTTAGCCGAGAGATTCGCCAGCACTGGCCGACCATTGCGATCATTATGGTGACCGCTAAGGTAGAAGAGGTCGACCGCTTGCTGGGCTTAGAGTTAGGCGCTGACGACTATATCTGCAAACCGTTCAGCCCCCGTGAAGTGGTCGCCCGTGTCAAAGCCGTGCTTCGCCGTAGCCAAGCAGCGGCAAACGCCCCTGCCGACGTTCAGCATGCACCGGTCGTGTTAAATGAAGATGGCTGGCAAGCGCTCGCTTACGGGCAAGATTTAGGGCTCACCGCGGTGGAGTTTCAATTACTGCGCGTGATGATGCAGGCGCCGGGACGTATTTTCAGCCGCGAGCAGCTAATGGATCACATGTACCGTGATAACCGCATCGTCTCAGAGCGCACCGTGGACAGCCACATCAAGAAACTGCGTAAGAAAATCCACGAAGCGCTGCCCGAACTGGAAATCATCCGCTCAGTCTATGGCGTCGGCTATAAGTATCAGCCAGAAGGTTAAGGATTTACCTGCCGATTAAGAAATTTGATGCCGGCATCAATAGCGCCGCCGCGTAGTAAGAAGCTTGCTATGTGGCCTCTAAAGCTTTGCAGATAAAGCTCGCTCTCGACGTTGTTGTCCTGCAGCGCTTGATAGAAGTCTGTGCCGTGGTCTACCGGCACGAGGCGATCCCACTTGCCGTGGAATATAAAAAACGGCGGAGCCTGCGGGGTAATATGGTAAATGGGCGACGCTAGGCGATATGCCTCGGGTTCTTCGGCTCGCGTGCCGCCGATAAAGTCCACCACTAAAGGCCCGTCATCGAATTTAAGCAGATCGCTTGGCAACCCTCCCGCCAACACCGCGGCTAACCGACTCTGCTCGCCGCCGTAAGGCTCGGCCAGCGGCCCTTCAACGCCAGCCAGCGCCAGCAGGCTCACCAAATGCGCTCCCGATGAGTATCCAACCCCTACGATGCGGTCAGTATCCACCTGCCATTCTTCGGCGTTGGCATGGATCCACGCCATTGCCTGCTGCAAATCGTACAGCTGGGTAGGAAAGCGATACTCCGGCACAAAGCGATACTCAATGTTAACCGCCACATAGCCTTGCCCTGCCAACTGTTCGGCAATGCCTTGCATATCTTCCGGCGTACGATTTCGCCAGCCACCACCGTGAACCAATAAGGCGGCTGGGCGTAGGTCGCTAGTCGATTCATCGGGCAAATAGACATCCGCCTTTAGCGCCTGCGGCCAATCAACCGGCGTGTAGGTCCGTGGCGTCAAACGCGTAAAGGGCTGGGGTTCATGCAGCGTACCACTCTCAACGGCGGACTCATTTTGACCCACATGCTGAGAAGTGCTGCAGCCACTCAGCAGCAAAGCAAGCGCACCCAGACCGGTTACTCGACATAGCGCGGTGAACGCGCAGCGCGGCTGCCACACGCGAGATAGCTTGATTCTCGACATTATGCTTCTCCTTAATGAATGTTGTCCCTGTCTACTCTTGACGATCGACTACTGGCTATGACCTGTCGCAAGCCAATAAGATCATGATTGTTGCACACTAACTGCAAACAGTTTGCACTACACCTAGTGATACTGACATCGTCAACTTACCAGGAGAGATGCTATGAACATTTCAGGTACTAAGAAAGTGTCAATTCGTCAACTATTTGCCCCCGCACTACTTGCCGCTGCGTTAGCATCGATCACATTAACGGCCCACGCAGATAGTCACGGTGATCATGAAGATCGCGGCGCTGATCGCCAGCGTATGGAAGAACGCATGGAAGAGCGTCGCCAAGAGGTGTATCAGCGCGCAGAGATCTCAGCTGATAAACAGGCTGAGCTCAATGCAGCGCACGCTGAACATCGTGAGGCAATCCATGCGCTGCGTGAAGAACATAAAGAGCGAGTCGCTGACATTCTCACGGAAGAAGAGCAAGAGGCGCTTCACAACGCCATGCGCGAAGCGCATGAAGAACATCGGGGCAAGCGCGGCCAACACGATAATAGCGACGAGCGTGTCGATAGCGAATAAATATTCGCCGCATCGGTATATCCTTGACAACGCCCGGTTTTCCGGGCGTTTTTAGCTCTAAACATCCGTCAATCCGCACTAAGTCAAACAATTTCAGGCGCTCGTAAACTTGAAGGGTAGCAGTTATTCACGTATTTTATTTGAACGTTCATTCAAAATAAAATTTTGTCTCCACCTTTCAACCACAGGAGTCCGCCTGCATGGCGAAAGACAATCCTATCCTTCCCTCCCGAGACCGCCTTAATCCCGTGGTTTTTCACGGCAGTGTAGCTGGCATTCTTATCTTTCTGGTGCTAACCATGCTGTTTACCGAGCAGGCTGGCGCCTTTTTTGATGCCGGACTCGCCTGGGTAAGCAAAACCTTTGGCTGGTACTACATGCTCGCTATTGTGGCGTACCTGGTATTTGTGATTGCCATTGGCATGTCACGCTTTGGCAGTATTCGCCTTGGGCCCGATCACTCACGACCTGAGTTTTCGCTACTCTCCTGGTCGGCGATGCTGTTTGCTGCGGGTATCGGTATCGACCTGCTGTTCTTCAGCGTTGCCGAGCCGGTTGCCCACTATTTGGCACCGCCGGATCTTACGCCAGAAAGCCAGGCCGCTATGCGTAACGCCGTCGTTCAAACCTATCTGCACTGGGGGCTCTCCGGTTGGGGGCTGTACGTGCTGATGGGTATGGCGCTGGCTTACTTTAGTTATCGCCATCGCCTGCCGCTGGCGATTCGTAGCGCGCTTTACCCCATTCTAGGCAAACGTATCCATGGCCCGATTGGCAACGCGGTGGACATTACCGCGGTGATATCCACCGTGTTCGGCATTGCCACGAGTCTCGGTATCGGGGTGATACAGCTTAACTACGGCCTCACCTATATGTTCGGTGTACCGGAAAACCTCACCGTGCAGGTGATTTTAATTGTCTTGGTAGTGATCTTAGCAACCATTTCCGTGGTGACCGGGGTTGAGAAAGGCATTCGCCGGTTGTCAGAGTTCAACATGCTACTGGCATTAGCACTGATGCTGTTTGTACTCTTCTCAGGCGACACGCTGGTGTTGCTGGATAAGGTGGTCAACAACGCCGGCGATTATCTATCGGGTTTTGTGGGCGCCAGCTTTGACACTTACGCCTTCGCCGACGAGGGGGCTCAAGAGTGGAAAATGTGGTGGACGATTTTCTTCTGGGGCTGGTGGATTGCCTGGACCCCGTTCGTAGGCCTATTCCTGGCACGTATTTCCCGTGGCCGTACTATTCGTGAATTCGTCGCCGGTGCGCTGTTTATCCCCCTCGCCTTTATGATGGTTTGGATGTCGATATTCGGGAATAGCGGTATTGAACTGGTCGCTAATCAAGGCGTTGTCGAGCTAGGTGAGCAGGCGCTCAACACCCCGCAAACCACGATCTACACGCTGCTTGAGTACTTCCCTTACGTGGGCATTACCGCGGCAGTCGTCACCGTTTTGGGTATTGTGTTCTTTATTACCTCAGCGGACTCTGGAGCGCTAGTGTTGGCCAACTTCACGTCTATTCTGAGCGACGTGAACCACGATGCGCCGGTGAAGCTGCGTATTTTCTGGTCAGCCATGATCGGTTTGATCACCATTGCACTGCTGATGGCCGGTGGTTTGGACGCGCTGCAGAGTGCTGTGGTGATTACCGCGCTGCCCTTCTCACTGGTTATTTTTGCGGTGATGGTGGGCATGTATAAAGCCTTGAAATTGGAAGGTAGCAAGGCAGATGCACGTCGCATGATTGCCGGTAGCGCGCCTGGCGGCGATTGGAAAGAACGCTTAGACCGCGCCCTTGACACCTCTAATCGCGCCGGTGCAGCCGCCACCATTGAACATGCGATTCGCCCGGCGATGACACAGTTTGCACAGGAGCTTGAACGCCGAGGCCAAGCCGCGAACGTGACAGAAGAAGCGGTTGAGGGTGAGTCACTCCCCAATCTAATGCTGCAGGTCGAATTTGGCGATGCTACCAGCTTTGTCTATCAAATTTGCCCGCACCGCATGCGCACGCCGAGCTTTATCCCAGCCGATGATGACTTCTATGTACGTCTAGACGTCTACTTGGCGGAGGGTGGTCAGGATAAGGATCTTAACGGCTATACGCGTGGTCAGGTGATTGGTGATTTAATGGCCGAGTATGAGCGCCACCTGCACTTTCTTACGCTTGCGGGCCAGCAGATGAGCCATGTGCAGGCAATGCCCGGCACGATCGGCGAGCCGCCTGAAGACTCTCAGATGTAAGTCAGCCAAAACAAAAATCCCGACCACACATGGTCGGGATTTTTTTGCACGCATACGTGCGTTGCTAGCGTCTAAGCGTTAGAAAAAGCCTAGCGGATTTATATCGTAGCTAATCAGCAGGTTTTTGGTTTGCTGATAGTGCTCAAGCGCCACCTTATGCGTTTCGCGGCCAACGCCGGATTTCTTGTAGCCACCGAAAGCCGCGTGAGCGGGATACTGGTGGTAACAGTTGGTCCATACGCGACCGGCTTGGATACCACGGCCCATGCGGAAGGCAACGTTAATATCACGGCTCCATACACCTGCACCCAGACCAAACTCGGTATCGTTGGCGATCGCTAACGCCTCTGCTTCATCTTTAAACGTGGTGACCGCCACCACCGGCCCAAAAATCTCTTCTTGGAAGACGCGCATCTGGTTATTGCCCTTCAACAGCGTGGGCTGAATGTAGTAACCGCTGTTGAGGCTGTCATCCAGGGTTTCTTTGTCGCCGCCGGTGAGGAACTCCGCGCCTTCATCGCGGGCAACATCCATGTAAGACATGATCTTGTCGAACTGCTCTTGAGAAGCCTGCGCGCCCACCTGGACATCGGTATCAAGCGGATTGCCTCGCTTAATAAGCTTGGTGCGTTCCAGCACCTTGGCCATGAACTCGTCGTACATGCTTTCTTGGATAAGCGCACGCGACGGACAGGTGCACACTTCACCCTGGTTGAAGAACGCCAGCACCAAACCTTCTACCGCCTTATCAATGAACGTCGGTTCGGCATTCATGATATCGGCAAAATAAATATTCGGTGACTTGCCGCCCAGCTCTACGGTAGAGGGAATAATATTTTCTGCCGCGCATTTAAGAATATGCGAGCCCACGGGCGTAGAGCCGGTAAAGGCAATTTTCGCGATGCGCTTGCTGCTCGCCAGCGCCTGCCCTGCCTCTGCACCAAAGCCGTTAACAATGTTCAGCACGCCTGCGGGCAGCAGATCGCCAATCAGCTCCGCCACTTTCAAAATCGACGCCGGCGTTTGCTCAGCGGGTTTCAATACCACGCAGTTGCCTGCGGCTAGTGCGGGCGCCAGTTTCCAGACAGCCATCAGAATCGGGAAATTCCAGGGGATAATTTGTCCTACAACCCCCAGTGGCTCGTGAAAATGATAGGAAACGGTATTGGCATCGATATCTGCCGCGGAGCCTTCCTGGGCGCGAATACAGCCGGCAAAGTAACGGAAGTGATCAACGGCCAGAGGAAGATCGGCATTGAGCGTTTCGCGCACGGCTTTACCGTTGTCCCAGGTTTCGGCCACCGCCAGCATTTCAAGATTTTGCTCAATGCGGTCGGCGATTTTCAGCAGAATATTGCTGCGCTCCTGGGCGGAGGTTTTCCCCCATGCCGGCGCCGCTTTATGGGCAGCATCCAGCGCTTTATCAATATCTTCCGCCGTGGAGCGGGGAATTTCGCAAAATACCTTGCCATTGACGGGACTAATATTATCGAAGTACTGGCCTTTCACCGGGGCGACAAACTCACCGCCGATATAGTTGCCGTAGCGTTTTTCAAATGACACCACTGAACCAGTGTCACTAGGGTTGGCGTAGATCATTGAAAGGCTCCTGAGCATTATGATTATTCAAAATACGCTTACAGTGTTGTTCAGTATGGCCCGCAGCGATATACAACAATGGCAGTATGCACAGTTAGCTTCCGAGCTCAGCCTGACAGATGCTCGCGGCACCATTTCTCCATCGCTGCATGAGTGTGCGACGCCGTTAAGCGTAACGCGCTAAATGCGTTGTTTCGTTTGCTTTGCGCGAACTGTTCCGTTGTGATTAATGTTTCCAGCTGCTGCGCCTGGTCGGCCAGCTTGTCGGCGCCCATACTGACTGACTCACCGCGCAGCTGGTGCGCCAAACGCACGACCTGCTGTTGCTGCTCAGCGCCCAGTGGTGACGGCGCGAGGCAAGCCCTTAGCTGCGTGCAGTAATCACTTACTTGCTGATGATAAAGCGTGATCAGCTGAGTCAAGCTCACATCGCCTAGAGTCGCTTTTAGCATGTTCAGCGTGTCGATATTGAGTAATGACTGCGCGCCGGGCTGCGTTTGCAAGACCGGCAGCGCTGGCAACGAAGCCGCGTTAGGCGTGGCAAAAAGCTGTGCTGTCAGCAGGCGACTGAGCGCAGATAGCGACAGCGGTTTGGTAAGATAATCGTTCATGCCTGCTGCAAGGCAGCGTTGACGATCATCCTCGGCGCCACCCGCCGTCATAGCGACGATAGGCACATTGGCAAGCCAGCCACCCTGCTCGCGCAAACGCTGGGCGACCGTAAGGCCATCCATATCGGGCAGCTGGATATCCATAAAAATCAAATGCACCTGCTGAGACTGAGCCATGGCAAGGGCATCCCGGCCATTTTCAGCCCACGTCACATCGCACCCTAAGCGTGACAATAAACCAATCGCCACTTTGCGATTCACCGCGTTATCTTCGACTAGCAGCAGCGTTGTGCCGGTAAAGTCCTGCTGAGGTACGCTGGGTAATGACGCTGATACCGGATTCGCCACCACCAACGGCAGCTCACATCGAAAGGTGCTGCCTTGACCAAGATGGCTCGATACAACTATTCGCCCTTGCATCGCCTCGCTTAGGCGTTTGCAAATCGCCAGGCCTAGTCCGGTTCCACCAAAACGCCGAGCCACGGACTCATCGGCCTGCTGAAAAGGCTCAAAAAGGCGGGCCTGCTGATGCTCACTCAGCCCACATCCCGTGTCGCTAATTTCAAATAATAGCTGTTCGGCATTAGTGGAGACTTGAACGCTGACACCACCGTGATCGGTGAATTTAATCGCATTGGCGATAAGATTAAGCAATATTTGCCTGAGCCGCCCGGCGTCGACCATTACCCAAGCGGGCACCCGCGAGTCCACGTCAACGGTGAAGGTTAATCCCTTCATTTTTATTCGCGGCGCAAATAGCTCTATCACGCTGTCGACCAGTGGCCGAATAGCCGTGGGCGATGTTTGAAGCACTAAATGCCCGGCTTCAATTTTCGAGAAGTCGAGAATTTCATTGATCATTGATAGCAGCTGGTTAGCGCTATCATGGATCGTATAAGCGTAGTCTTCTACCTGCGCGGGGCTGACCGCTTCGCGTAACAATTCGCTCATACCAATCACACCGTTCAGGGGCGTGCGAATTTCATGGCTAACGATAGCTAAAAAATCCGATTTTGCTTGGTTCGCCGCCTGCGCCTGTTTAGCCGTCTCTTCAAGCTCTAGAGCGAGCTGCACTTGTTTGCGCCTAATCGCTGCACTTTCGCGTGTTTCACGCACTAAAAAAGCGATCACCAGAAAGGCCGCTAAACTCATTCCTACGATCAGCGTCATAAGAAGTTTGTAGAGCAGGCTGAGCTGTATTCGCTCTGCCGTCGCCGACTCAGCCAAATAGCCGTTAATAGCAATAACGAGACG
This DNA window, taken from Vreelandella profundi, encodes the following:
- a CDS encoding efflux RND transporter permease subunit, with product MKTPRGPLAWMVDHGVAPNLLMVLFIVGGLMASLAIKKEVFPEFDIEVVQVSISYPGATPEDVEQSLLLPMEAAIANVEGIDELTATASEGSANVSASLIDGVDVMRAYQEIQQAVNAITTLPSAADPPRFTLAGGSRSVLSLQVYGRVGLEALHDAAEDIRGELQATEGISRAELSGNREREIQVHLDEEAIERYGLDHQQLATRIGEEALDLASGQLTTAEGEWLIRYQGRRNSAEAFAELPILTSAQGSPITLGDIANVSDGFAETDREEFYNGQPGLSVDVYQIGDQTPTSISEAVNGELERLRLDLPEGVSLEISRDNSEVYEARLSLLLKNAWMGLALVLVLMALFLEARLAFWVTLGIPTAFLGAMLFLPWIGVSLNMMSMFAFIIALGIVVDDAIIVGENIYSYREEGYSLRDAAVKGASEIATPLTFAILSNIVAFLPLLFLPGFLGLIFATVPVVVVTVFLISWLEALVILPAHLAHSRKPRNTPAWQRPLEALRQRLQGGLHHFTYHQFEPFLQRALNQRLLSIALGIAVLLVALSWAMSGRLGFSLMPRVESDQVQATVTLPIGSNISISRELSQQLLDAAEQLSEREETLSFGSSRSRLDGESLEVRLDIASESLEAWPPSRIAREWRDLTGDLLGAQSVRFEADVGGPGSGAALSLRLSHPNTQVLEAAAERLAETLSGYGLTDIDSGLGDGKPQLEIRLSSEGRSLGLTGNNLAQALRGPLQGATALEQYVGRSEISVEVRLPNTNRDSLNALYRMPVRTPDGLSVPLSRVADITISQASSSLERINGRRIITVTADSENDLAINQVLATLQEEVFPTLEATWPGLEVSMGGRQQDTADNLATLKTSMWLMIAALYALLAIPFRSYSQPLLVLAAIPFGIVGAVAGHMIMGFGLSIISLLGMLALSGVVINDALVLIDYANRKRREGMAAREAIVAAATRRLRPIMMTTLTTFLGLAPMILETSRQARFMIPMAISLGFGMLFATAILLILVPCLYLGMENVRERLSAPRQPSQAGGTQ
- a CDS encoding ATP-binding protein produces the protein MALHGPLRQWRPSRLGLKLFAIILSVNVAISASMFMAVSYSIDRGFYDYLNQAQERRATLLADGLVTRWETQESWEWLEQSPERWASIVRFELGQEHQDRPSPLGEARDFALRNADGRFLVPANGGRAGSGNWHWLNLSSGEEAIGALGFRPPREMMERMESRFLERQQRNLILIVISLCMASLLLAGGLSWWLGRRTRALAGATLRLTEGDYTTRLPERGRDELSRLARDFNVLAATLEASRDARARWVSDTAHELRTPLAVLRGEIEAMQDGIRPLNQENLSSLAQEVSQLERLVTDLRLLSQSDAGALDIQLAPMDLSDCLASRLADADRWLMDSGLTLTEQIAPGIMVRGDAQRLHQLWNNLLDNSCAYTQPPGELRVTLTAQQGFAIVTWEDSSPGVPEGELARLTERLYRVEGSRNRSSGGSGLGLSIASALINAHGATLTPSASTLGGLRWTLRFPLLTSH
- a CDS encoding response regulator; translated protein: MSHDASHAASLLIVEDEPKIARLMADYLTTHGFSVTTLAHGDEVMPWLAQHSPALVLLDIMLPGKDGLTLSREIRQHWPTIAIIMVTAKVEEVDRLLGLELGADDYICKPFSPREVVARVKAVLRRSQAAANAPADVQHAPVVLNEDGWQALAYGQDLGLTAVEFQLLRVMMQAPGRIFSREQLMDHMYRDNRIVSERTVDSHIKKLRKKIHEALPELEIIRSVYGVGYKYQPEG
- a CDS encoding alpha/beta hydrolase, with the translated sequence MSRIKLSRVWQPRCAFTALCRVTGLGALALLLSGCSTSQHVGQNESAVESGTLHEPQPFTRLTPRTYTPVDWPQALKADVYLPDESTSDLRPAALLVHGGGWRNRTPEDMQGIAEQLAGQGYVAVNIEYRFVPEYRFPTQLYDLQQAMAWIHANAEEWQVDTDRIVGVGYSSGAHLVSLLALAGVEGPLAEPYGGEQSRLAAVLAGGLPSDLLKFDDGPLVVDFIGGTRAEEPEAYRLASPIYHITPQAPPFFIFHGKWDRLVPVDHGTDFYQALQDNNVESELYLQSFRGHIASFLLRGGAIDAGIKFLNRQVNP
- the betT gene encoding choline BCCT transporter BetT; the encoded protein is MAKDNPILPSRDRLNPVVFHGSVAGILIFLVLTMLFTEQAGAFFDAGLAWVSKTFGWYYMLAIVAYLVFVIAIGMSRFGSIRLGPDHSRPEFSLLSWSAMLFAAGIGIDLLFFSVAEPVAHYLAPPDLTPESQAAMRNAVVQTYLHWGLSGWGLYVLMGMALAYFSYRHRLPLAIRSALYPILGKRIHGPIGNAVDITAVISTVFGIATSLGIGVIQLNYGLTYMFGVPENLTVQVILIVLVVILATISVVTGVEKGIRRLSEFNMLLALALMLFVLFSGDTLVLLDKVVNNAGDYLSGFVGASFDTYAFADEGAQEWKMWWTIFFWGWWIAWTPFVGLFLARISRGRTIREFVAGALFIPLAFMMVWMSIFGNSGIELVANQGVVELGEQALNTPQTTIYTLLEYFPYVGITAAVVTVLGIVFFITSADSGALVLANFTSILSDVNHDAPVKLRIFWSAMIGLITIALLMAGGLDALQSAVVITALPFSLVIFAVMVGMYKALKLEGSKADARRMIAGSAPGGDWKERLDRALDTSNRAGAAATIEHAIRPAMTQFAQELERRGQAANVTEEAVEGESLPNLMLQVEFGDATSFVYQICPHRMRTPSFIPADDDFYVRLDVYLAEGGQDKDLNGYTRGQVIGDLMAEYERHLHFLTLAGQQMSHVQAMPGTIGEPPEDSQM